The following DNA comes from Enterocloster bolteae.
TTTGCGTTCGTGACAGCGTTTCTTGTAACCGCTGTGCTGCTTCTCTCTGGCTTTTTTATTGTCACACATATAGAACATGAGTGTACAGGTGAGGATTGTCCTGTCTGCGCGGAGCTTCAGGAATGCGCTGCTACGATCCGCTTGATAACAGAAGCAGCAGGAACAGGAGCCATCGTCATCTTTGCATATATCATTACTCAAAAACTCTTATCATCTTACCAGACTGGACTCTATCTGTGCCCGGTTTCTTTGGTCAGCTTAAAAATCCGATTAGATAATTAAAACTTTCTTTCAACAAGGCTGTTTTCTATCCATATAACCGTTATCCTCTGGGATGGTGTACTCTGTGTATCAGGATACACGGTTTGGCGGAGATACGTTTGGACTGGGAACACGCCTTGTTTTTTGTGTGCTTGTATACCTGCTATTACTGTAAAAAAACACATTTCAGGAGGATGATTATTATGAATAAAAAATTAAATTCTACATTCTGCACACTGGCTGTGACAGCAATGGTTTCTGTTGCTATGCTTTCAGGGTGCTCAGGTACCACCGCTGCACCAGGGGCTTCTGATACAGACCAGGCTTCAACCACCGCTGTGGCAGGTGGAGATAAGAGTATGGGCGAGGCGTCAATGGAGGCAGAGAACACCGATGCTGGGATTGAATCAAAGGATACGGACGGACAGAAGCTGAAGGTAATGGCCAGCTTTTATCCTATGTATGATTTTGCTGTCAAAATCGGCGGTGATAAAGCGGAGGTGACCAATATGGTTCCGGCCGGCACAGAGCCCCATGACTGGGAACCGGCCGCAGCCGATATTAAGAATTTGGAGGAAGCGGCTCTTTTTGTCTACAGCGGCGGGGGTATGGAGCATTGGGTGGAGGATGTGCTTGCTAGCCTGGAAACAAAGAAGTTGGTATCGGTGGAAGCTTCCGCCGGAGTTACACTCAGATCAGGACACATTCATGATGAGGAAGAACATAAGGGAGCGGAGGAACACACAGAGGAAGAAGATCATGGCCATGACCACGGCCAGTTTGATCCCCATGTATGGCTCAGCCCTGTGAACGCAAAGAAAGAAATGGAAAACATTAAGAATGCTTACGTTAAGGCAGACCCGGAAAACAAAGATTACTATGAAAAAAATTATCAGACCTATACAGCCGAGTTTGATAAACTGGATCAGGAATATAAAGATACGTTGTCTGCCCTGCCTAATAAGAGCATTGTAGTGTCTCATGAAGCGTTCGGTTATCTCTGCGATGCCTATGGACTGACTCAGATGGGCATCGAGGGATTGTCTCCTGATTCGGAACCGGACCCGGCAAGAATGGCGGAGATCATTGACTTTGTAAAGGCCAATCACGTCAAAGTTATTTTCTTTGAAGAACTGGTAAGCCCGAAGGTGGCCGAGACAATTGCGGCGGAAACAGGAGCCCAGACCCGGGTGTTAAATCCACTAGAAGGATTAAGCGATGAGGAACTAAAAAATGGCGCAGATTATTTCTCTGTGATGGAGGATAACTTAAAGCAGCTGAAAGCTGCACTTGAATAAAAACAGGAACAGGAGTACTGATGATGGATGTCATTGCAGTGAAAGGACTGGATTTTTCCTATGGAAATACCCAGATATTAAAGAATATCAATTTTACTGTTCCCGAGGGCCGATTTGCGGTTCTATTGGGACCAAACGGGGCAGGAAAAAGCACCCTGATAAAGCTCATGCTGGGGGAACTTCCGCTAAGTGGACAAACAGGTAAGATTGAACTTCTGGGGCAGGAGATTCGGCAGTTTAAAGACTGGAAGAAGATCAGCTACGTTTCCCAAAACGGTATGGCATCCTGTCAGAATTTTCCCGCTTCCGTAGAGGAGTTTGTCCAAGCAGGTCTATACACCCAAATTGGAAAGTTCCGGTTTGCCGGAAAAAGGGAGAGGGAGCAGGTTCGCCGTGTGCTGCATCAAGTCGGTATGGGAGATTTTGCAAAACGGCTGATTGGCCGACTATCCGGAGGGCAGCAACAGAGGGTCCTGCTGGCAAGGGCGCTGATAAACGCCCCGCGGCTTTTGCTGCTGGATGAACCCACTTCCGGTATGGACGAAGACAGTACTACCTTATTTTACCGGCTGCTGTATCAGATTAACCGGGAGCAGGGGGTGACCATCTGGATTGTAACTCATGATCGGAAACGGCTCATGGCTTATGCAGACGATATCTGGCTTTTAGAAGATGAGAAGATGAAATTGGTCCAGCCAGGCAGAGAGGAGGGAGAGCATGGAAATCTTTGAATATGCGTTCATGCAGCGGGCCTTTATTGTGGGCATTCTTCTGGCGGCCATCATCCCGTGTATCGGGCTAGTGATTGTATGTAAGCGTCTGTCCA
Coding sequences within:
- a CDS encoding metal ABC transporter ATP-binding protein codes for the protein MDVIAVKGLDFSYGNTQILKNINFTVPEGRFAVLLGPNGAGKSTLIKLMLGELPLSGQTGKIELLGQEIRQFKDWKKISYVSQNGMASCQNFPASVEEFVQAGLYTQIGKFRFAGKREREQVRRVLHQVGMGDFAKRLIGRLSGGQQQRVLLARALINAPRLLLLDEPTSGMDEDSTTLFYRLLYQINREQGVTIWIVTHDRKRLMAYADDIWLLEDEKMKLVQPGREEGEHGNL
- a CDS encoding metal ABC transporter substrate-binding protein, whose amino-acid sequence is MNKKLNSTFCTLAVTAMVSVAMLSGCSGTTAAPGASDTDQASTTAVAGGDKSMGEASMEAENTDAGIESKDTDGQKLKVMASFYPMYDFAVKIGGDKAEVTNMVPAGTEPHDWEPAAADIKNLEEAALFVYSGGGMEHWVEDVLASLETKKLVSVEASAGVTLRSGHIHDEEEHKGAEEHTEEEDHGHDHGQFDPHVWLSPVNAKKEMENIKNAYVKADPENKDYYEKNYQTYTAEFDKLDQEYKDTLSALPNKSIVVSHEAFGYLCDAYGLTQMGIEGLSPDSEPDPARMAEIIDFVKANHVKVIFFEELVSPKVAETIAAETGAQTRVLNPLEGLSDEELKNGADYFSVMEDNLKQLKAALE